In one Corynebacterium bovis DSM 20582 = CIP 54.80 genomic region, the following are encoded:
- the groES gene encoding co-chaperone GroES: MANVNIKPLEDRVLVQIVEAETTTASGLVIPDSAKEKPQEATVIAVGPGRVGDDNDRIPMEVKEGDTVVFSKYGGTELKYSGEEYLILSQRDILAVIEK, translated from the coding sequence GTGGCGAACGTCAACATCAAGCCGCTCGAGGACCGTGTCCTCGTCCAGATCGTCGAGGCCGAGACGACGACCGCGTCCGGGCTCGTCATCCCGGACTCCGCCAAGGAGAAGCCGCAGGAGGCGACCGTCATCGCCGTCGGTCCCGGCCGCGTGGGTGACGACAACGACCGCATCCCCATGGAGGTCAAGGAGGGCGACACCGTCGTCTTCTCCAAGTACGGCGGCACGGAGCTCAAGTACTCCGGCGAGGAGTACCTCATCCTCAGCCAGCGCGACATCCTCGCCGTCATCGAGAAGTAG